In Nomascus leucogenys isolate Asia chromosome 8, Asia_NLE_v1, whole genome shotgun sequence, a single genomic region encodes these proteins:
- the FAM166B gene encoding protein FAM166B: MECTLGHRGRSLAEPGSFVEWMILIIAPPPPLAPQPWTRYTQTRALAQRQTKGTAWLPMAVASTFIPGLNPQNPHYIPGYTGHCPLLRFSMGQTYGQVTGQLLQGPPGLAWPPVHRTLLPPIWPPRSPGVPRESLPLRHGHERLSSSMIPGYTGFVPRAQFIFAKNCSKIWAEALSDFTHLHGKQGSEELPKEAKGRKDTEKDQVPEPEGQLEETALEVVEQASPYFMDDRDPRKFFMSGFTGYVPHARFLFGSSFPVLTNQALQEFGQKHSPGSAQDPKHLPPLPRTYPQNLGLLPNYGGYVPGEKNCLGHTFGHLTHDALGLSTLQKQLLA; encoded by the exons ATGGAGTGCACACTCGGCCACCGTGGTCGGAGCCTGGCAGAGCCTGGctcatttgttgaatggatgattCTGATTATAGCAC CCCCGCCCCCTTTAGCCCCACAGCCCTGGACACGGTACACACAGACCAGAGCCTTGGCTCAAAGGCAAACAAAAGGAACTGCCTGGCTCCCCATGGCTGTGGCCAGCACCTTCATACCGGGGCTTAACCCTCAGAACCCTCATTATATCCCAGG GTACACTGGACACTGCCCACTACTTCGGTTCAGCATGGGCCAGACCTATGGGCAGGTGACTGGTCAGCTACTTCAAGGCCCTCCTGGCCTAGCCTGGCCTCCTGTCCACCGCACACTTCTGCCTCCCATTTGGCCTCCAAGATCTCCTGGGGTTCCCAGGGAGAGCCTACCTCTCAGGCATGGGCACGAAAGGCTCAGCTCCAGCATGATCCCTGGGTACACAG GTTTTGTACCCCGGGCACAGTTCATCTTTGCCAAGAACTGCAGCAAGATCTGGGCCGAGGCTCTGAGTGACTTTACTCACTTGCATGGAAAGCAAGGGAGTGAAGAGCTGCCAAAGGAGGCCAAGGGAAGAAAGGACACGGAGAAGGACCAGGTGCCAGAGCCGGAGGGGCAGCTGGAGGAGACAGCACTGGAGGTGGTGGAACAA GCTTCTCCCTACTTCATGGATGACAGGGACCCTCGGAAGTTCTTCATGTCAG GCTTCACCGGCTATGTGCCCCATGCCCGCTTCCTCTTCGGCTCCAGCTTTCCTGTGCTTACCAACCAGGCACTGCAGGAATTTGGGCAGAAGCACTCACCAGGCAGTGCCCAGGACCCCAAACATCTCCCCCCGCTTCCCAGGACATACCCTCAGAACCTGGGTCTTTTACCTAACTATGGGGGCTATGTGCCAGGTGAGAAGA ACTGTCTTGGCCACACATTTGGCCATCTCACCCATGATGCTCTGGGCCTCAGCACCCTCCAGAAGCAGCTCTTGGCTTAG